The Equus quagga isolate Etosha38 chromosome 2, UCLA_HA_Equagga_1.0, whole genome shotgun sequence genome has a window encoding:
- the MTG1 gene encoding mitochondrial ribosome-associated GTPase 1 isoform X7: MDLADLKERQIIPMVTELIGSSYRYHRGESLEYCIMVIGVPNVGKSSLINSLRRQHLRKAPFCPAGKATRVGGEPGITRAVMSRIQVCERPLMFLLDTPGVLAPRIESVETGLKLALCGTVLDHLVGEETLADYLLYTLNRHELFGSQFASDDVFLCLSTCFNIRCHAGDEVWDLRVWRCLDLAFVLGRYLPCVYAPGLAVLVSAGSSSSAVSRLLFTLPECVSWCPLWRYVQHYGLGEACDDIVSVLKRVAVKLGKTQKVKVLTGTGDVNVIQPNYPAAARDFLRTFRSGLLGPVMLDRDTLQSHPSAGAQGHRPAETDP; this comes from the exons ATGGACTTGGCAGATCTGAAAGAACGGCAG ATCATCCCTATGGTCACGGAATTGATTGGGAGCAGCTACCGCTATCACCGAGGAGAG AGCCTGGAGTACTGCATCATGGTCATCGGGGTCCCCAACGTGGGCAAGTCCTCACTCATCAACTCCCTGCGGAGACAGCACCTCAGGAAAG CCCCCTTCTGTCCTGCAGGAAAAGCTACCAGGGTGGGCGGCGAGCCTGGGATCACCAGGGCTGTGATGTCCAGAATTCAG GTGTGTGAGCGGCCGCTGATGTTCCTGCTGGACACCCCTGGGGTGCTGGCGCCCCGGATCGAAAGCGTGGAGACAGGCCTAAAGCTGGCCCTGTGTG GAACTGTGTTGGACCACCTGGTCGGGGAGGAGACCCTGGCTGACTACCTCCTCTACACCCTCAACCGGCATGAGCTCTTTGG ATCCCAGTTTGCATCTGATGATGTCTTCCTTTGTCTGAGTACTTGCTTTAACATTCGTTGTCATGCTGGTGACGAAGTCTGGGATTTGCGTGTCTGGAGGTGTCTTGATCTCGCCTTCGTTCTTGGAAGATACCTGCCGTGTGTGTATGCTCCTGGACTGGCAGTCTTGGTCAGCGCTGGATCATCCTCTTCTGCAGTGTCTCGTCTACTGTTCACCCTTCCAGAGTGTGTTTCATGGTGTCCCCTTTGGAG GTACGTGCAGCACTACGGCCTGGGCGAGGCCTGTGATGACATCGTGAGTGTGCTGAAGCGCGTGGCCGTGAAACTGGGGAAGACGCAGAAGGTGAAGGTGCTGACAGGCACAG GTGACGTGAATGTCATCCAGCCAAACTACCCCGCGGCAGCCCGTGACTTCCTCCGCACCTTCCGCAGTGGGCTGCTTGGCCCGGTGATGCTGGACCGGGACACTCTGCAGAGCCACCCCTCGGCAGGGGCCCAGGGCCACCGCCCTGCTGAGACGGACCCCTGA
- the MTG1 gene encoding mitochondrial ribosome-associated GTPase 1 isoform X5, with protein MQSNLKLVDCIIEVHDARISFGGCGVGFIIIPMVTELIGSSYRYHRGESLEYCIMVIGVPNVGKSSLINSLRRQHLRKAPFCPAGKATRVGGEPGITRAVMSRIQVCERPLMFLLDTPGVLAPRIESVETGLKLALCGTVLDHLVGEETLADYLLYTLNRHELFGSQFASDDVFLCLSTCFNIRCHAGDEVWDLRVWRCLDLAFVLGRYLPCVYAPGLAVLVSAGSSSSAVSRLLFTLPECVSWCPLWRYVQHYGLGEACDDIVSVLKRVAVKLGKTQKVKVLTGTGDVNVIQPNYPAAARDFLRTFRSGLLGPVMLDRDTLQSHPSAGAQGHRPAETDP; from the exons ATGCAGAGCAACCTAAAGCTGGTCGACTGTATCATCGAGGTCCATGATGCCCGGATATCCTTTGGTGGTTGTGGTGTGGGATTTATT ATCATCCCTATGGTCACGGAATTGATTGGGAGCAGCTACCGCTATCACCGAGGAGAG AGCCTGGAGTACTGCATCATGGTCATCGGGGTCCCCAACGTGGGCAAGTCCTCACTCATCAACTCCCTGCGGAGACAGCACCTCAGGAAAG CCCCCTTCTGTCCTGCAGGAAAAGCTACCAGGGTGGGCGGCGAGCCTGGGATCACCAGGGCTGTGATGTCCAGAATTCAG GTGTGTGAGCGGCCGCTGATGTTCCTGCTGGACACCCCTGGGGTGCTGGCGCCCCGGATCGAAAGCGTGGAGACAGGCCTAAAGCTGGCCCTGTGTG GAACTGTGTTGGACCACCTGGTCGGGGAGGAGACCCTGGCTGACTACCTCCTCTACACCCTCAACCGGCATGAGCTCTTTGG ATCCCAGTTTGCATCTGATGATGTCTTCCTTTGTCTGAGTACTTGCTTTAACATTCGTTGTCATGCTGGTGACGAAGTCTGGGATTTGCGTGTCTGGAGGTGTCTTGATCTCGCCTTCGTTCTTGGAAGATACCTGCCGTGTGTGTATGCTCCTGGACTGGCAGTCTTGGTCAGCGCTGGATCATCCTCTTCTGCAGTGTCTCGTCTACTGTTCACCCTTCCAGAGTGTGTTTCATGGTGTCCCCTTTGGAG GTACGTGCAGCACTACGGCCTGGGCGAGGCCTGTGATGACATCGTGAGTGTGCTGAAGCGCGTGGCCGTGAAACTGGGGAAGACGCAGAAGGTGAAGGTGCTGACAGGCACAG GTGACGTGAATGTCATCCAGCCAAACTACCCCGCGGCAGCCCGTGACTTCCTCCGCACCTTCCGCAGTGGGCTGCTTGGCCCGGTGATGCTGGACCGGGACACTCTGCAGAGCCACCCCTCGGCAGGGGCCCAGGGCCACCGCCCTGCTGAGACGGACCCCTGA
- the MTG1 gene encoding mitochondrial ribosome-associated GTPase 1 isoform X6: MVPPRLRLHSGDPSRIIPMVTELIGSSYRYHRGESLEYCIMVIGVPNVGKSSLINSLRRQHLRKAPFCPAGKATRVGGEPGITRAVMSRIQVCERPLMFLLDTPGVLAPRIESVETGLKLALCGTVLDHLVGEETLADYLLYTLNRHELFGSQFASDDVFLCLSTCFNIRCHAGDEVWDLRVWRCLDLAFVLGRYLPCVYAPGLAVLVSAGSSSSAVSRLLFTLPECVSWCPLWRYVQHYGLGEACDDIVSVLKRVAVKLGKTQKVKVLTGTGDVNVIQPNYPAAARDFLRTFRSGLLGPVMLDRDTLQSHPSAGAQGHRPAETDP; encoded by the exons ATGGTCCCCCCGCGTCTGCGTCTGCACAGTGGGGACCCATCCCGT ATCATCCCTATGGTCACGGAATTGATTGGGAGCAGCTACCGCTATCACCGAGGAGAG AGCCTGGAGTACTGCATCATGGTCATCGGGGTCCCCAACGTGGGCAAGTCCTCACTCATCAACTCCCTGCGGAGACAGCACCTCAGGAAAG CCCCCTTCTGTCCTGCAGGAAAAGCTACCAGGGTGGGCGGCGAGCCTGGGATCACCAGGGCTGTGATGTCCAGAATTCAG GTGTGTGAGCGGCCGCTGATGTTCCTGCTGGACACCCCTGGGGTGCTGGCGCCCCGGATCGAAAGCGTGGAGACAGGCCTAAAGCTGGCCCTGTGTG GAACTGTGTTGGACCACCTGGTCGGGGAGGAGACCCTGGCTGACTACCTCCTCTACACCCTCAACCGGCATGAGCTCTTTGG ATCCCAGTTTGCATCTGATGATGTCTTCCTTTGTCTGAGTACTTGCTTTAACATTCGTTGTCATGCTGGTGACGAAGTCTGGGATTTGCGTGTCTGGAGGTGTCTTGATCTCGCCTTCGTTCTTGGAAGATACCTGCCGTGTGTGTATGCTCCTGGACTGGCAGTCTTGGTCAGCGCTGGATCATCCTCTTCTGCAGTGTCTCGTCTACTGTTCACCCTTCCAGAGTGTGTTTCATGGTGTCCCCTTTGGAG GTACGTGCAGCACTACGGCCTGGGCGAGGCCTGTGATGACATCGTGAGTGTGCTGAAGCGCGTGGCCGTGAAACTGGGGAAGACGCAGAAGGTGAAGGTGCTGACAGGCACAG GTGACGTGAATGTCATCCAGCCAAACTACCCCGCGGCAGCCCGTGACTTCCTCCGCACCTTCCGCAGTGGGCTGCTTGGCCCGGTGATGCTGGACCGGGACACTCTGCAGAGCCACCCCTCGGCAGGGGCCCAGGGCCACCGCCCTGCTGAGACGGACCCCTGA
- the MTG1 gene encoding mitochondrial ribosome-associated GTPase 1 isoform X8 has product MVIGVPNVGKSSLINSLRRQHLRKAPFCPAGKATRVGGEPGITRAVMSRIQVCERPLMFLLDTPGVLAPRIESVETGLKLALCGTVLDHLVGEETLADYLLYTLNRHELFGSQFASDDVFLCLSTCFNIRCHAGDEVWDLRVWRCLDLAFVLGRYLPCVYAPGLAVLVSAGSSSSAVSRLLFTLPECVSWCPLWRYVQHYGLGEACDDIVSVLKRVAVKLGKTQKVKVLTGTGDVNVIQPNYPAAARDFLRTFRSGLLGPVMLDRDTLQSHPSAGAQGHRPAETDP; this is encoded by the exons ATGGTCATCGGGGTCCCCAACGTGGGCAAGTCCTCACTCATCAACTCCCTGCGGAGACAGCACCTCAGGAAAG CCCCCTTCTGTCCTGCAGGAAAAGCTACCAGGGTGGGCGGCGAGCCTGGGATCACCAGGGCTGTGATGTCCAGAATTCAG GTGTGTGAGCGGCCGCTGATGTTCCTGCTGGACACCCCTGGGGTGCTGGCGCCCCGGATCGAAAGCGTGGAGACAGGCCTAAAGCTGGCCCTGTGTG GAACTGTGTTGGACCACCTGGTCGGGGAGGAGACCCTGGCTGACTACCTCCTCTACACCCTCAACCGGCATGAGCTCTTTGG ATCCCAGTTTGCATCTGATGATGTCTTCCTTTGTCTGAGTACTTGCTTTAACATTCGTTGTCATGCTGGTGACGAAGTCTGGGATTTGCGTGTCTGGAGGTGTCTTGATCTCGCCTTCGTTCTTGGAAGATACCTGCCGTGTGTGTATGCTCCTGGACTGGCAGTCTTGGTCAGCGCTGGATCATCCTCTTCTGCAGTGTCTCGTCTACTGTTCACCCTTCCAGAGTGTGTTTCATGGTGTCCCCTTTGGAG GTACGTGCAGCACTACGGCCTGGGCGAGGCCTGTGATGACATCGTGAGTGTGCTGAAGCGCGTGGCCGTGAAACTGGGGAAGACGCAGAAGGTGAAGGTGCTGACAGGCACAG GTGACGTGAATGTCATCCAGCCAAACTACCCCGCGGCAGCCCGTGACTTCCTCCGCACCTTCCGCAGTGGGCTGCTTGGCCCGGTGATGCTGGACCGGGACACTCTGCAGAGCCACCCCTCGGCAGGGGCCCAGGGCCACCGCCCTGCTGAGACGGACCCCTGA
- the MTG1 gene encoding mitochondrial ribosome-associated GTPase 1 isoform X2, with protein sequence MVPPRLRLHSGDPSRKIIRHLEGEGLKNVIFTNCVKDENVKQIIPMVTELIGSSYRYHRGESLEYCIMVIGVPNVGKSSLINSLRRQHLRKAPFCPAGKATRVGGEPGITRAVMSRIQVCERPLMFLLDTPGVLAPRIESVETGLKLALCGTVLDHLVGEETLADYLLYTLNRHELFGSQFASDDVFLCLSTCFNIRCHAGDEVWDLRVWRCLDLAFVLGRYLPCVYAPGLAVLVSAGSSSSAVSRLLFTLPECVSWCPLWRYVQHYGLGEACDDIVSVLKRVAVKLGKTQKVKVLTGTGDVNVIQPNYPAAARDFLRTFRSGLLGPVMLDRDTLQSHPSAGAQGHRPAETDP encoded by the exons ATGGTCCCCCCGCGTCTGCGTCTGCACAGTGGGGACCCATCCCGT aaaattataCGACACTTAGAAGGAGAAGGcctgaaaaatgttatttttaccAACTGTGTGAAGGATGAGAATGTCAAGCAG ATCATCCCTATGGTCACGGAATTGATTGGGAGCAGCTACCGCTATCACCGAGGAGAG AGCCTGGAGTACTGCATCATGGTCATCGGGGTCCCCAACGTGGGCAAGTCCTCACTCATCAACTCCCTGCGGAGACAGCACCTCAGGAAAG CCCCCTTCTGTCCTGCAGGAAAAGCTACCAGGGTGGGCGGCGAGCCTGGGATCACCAGGGCTGTGATGTCCAGAATTCAG GTGTGTGAGCGGCCGCTGATGTTCCTGCTGGACACCCCTGGGGTGCTGGCGCCCCGGATCGAAAGCGTGGAGACAGGCCTAAAGCTGGCCCTGTGTG GAACTGTGTTGGACCACCTGGTCGGGGAGGAGACCCTGGCTGACTACCTCCTCTACACCCTCAACCGGCATGAGCTCTTTGG ATCCCAGTTTGCATCTGATGATGTCTTCCTTTGTCTGAGTACTTGCTTTAACATTCGTTGTCATGCTGGTGACGAAGTCTGGGATTTGCGTGTCTGGAGGTGTCTTGATCTCGCCTTCGTTCTTGGAAGATACCTGCCGTGTGTGTATGCTCCTGGACTGGCAGTCTTGGTCAGCGCTGGATCATCCTCTTCTGCAGTGTCTCGTCTACTGTTCACCCTTCCAGAGTGTGTTTCATGGTGTCCCCTTTGGAG GTACGTGCAGCACTACGGCCTGGGCGAGGCCTGTGATGACATCGTGAGTGTGCTGAAGCGCGTGGCCGTGAAACTGGGGAAGACGCAGAAGGTGAAGGTGCTGACAGGCACAG GTGACGTGAATGTCATCCAGCCAAACTACCCCGCGGCAGCCCGTGACTTCCTCCGCACCTTCCGCAGTGGGCTGCTTGGCCCGGTGATGCTGGACCGGGACACTCTGCAGAGCCACCCCTCGGCAGGGGCCCAGGGCCACCGCCCTGCTGAGACGGACCCCTGA
- the MTG1 gene encoding mitochondrial ribosome-associated GTPase 1 isoform X9 produces MVIGVPNVGKSSLINSLRRQHLRKGKATRVGGEPGITRAVMSRIQVCERPLMFLLDTPGVLAPRIESVETGLKLALCGTVLDHLVGEETLADYLLYTLNRHELFGSQFASDDVFLCLSTCFNIRCHAGDEVWDLRVWRCLDLAFVLGRYLPCVYAPGLAVLVSAGSSSSAVSRLLFTLPECVSWCPLWRYVQHYGLGEACDDIVSVLKRVAVKLGKTQKVKVLTGTGDVNVIQPNYPAAARDFLRTFRSGLLGPVMLDRDTLQSHPSAGAQGHRPAETDP; encoded by the exons ATGGTCATCGGGGTCCCCAACGTGGGCAAGTCCTCACTCATCAACTCCCTGCGGAGACAGCACCTCAGGAAAG GAAAAGCTACCAGGGTGGGCGGCGAGCCTGGGATCACCAGGGCTGTGATGTCCAGAATTCAG GTGTGTGAGCGGCCGCTGATGTTCCTGCTGGACACCCCTGGGGTGCTGGCGCCCCGGATCGAAAGCGTGGAGACAGGCCTAAAGCTGGCCCTGTGTG GAACTGTGTTGGACCACCTGGTCGGGGAGGAGACCCTGGCTGACTACCTCCTCTACACCCTCAACCGGCATGAGCTCTTTGG ATCCCAGTTTGCATCTGATGATGTCTTCCTTTGTCTGAGTACTTGCTTTAACATTCGTTGTCATGCTGGTGACGAAGTCTGGGATTTGCGTGTCTGGAGGTGTCTTGATCTCGCCTTCGTTCTTGGAAGATACCTGCCGTGTGTGTATGCTCCTGGACTGGCAGTCTTGGTCAGCGCTGGATCATCCTCTTCTGCAGTGTCTCGTCTACTGTTCACCCTTCCAGAGTGTGTTTCATGGTGTCCCCTTTGGAG GTACGTGCAGCACTACGGCCTGGGCGAGGCCTGTGATGACATCGTGAGTGTGCTGAAGCGCGTGGCCGTGAAACTGGGGAAGACGCAGAAGGTGAAGGTGCTGACAGGCACAG GTGACGTGAATGTCATCCAGCCAAACTACCCCGCGGCAGCCCGTGACTTCCTCCGCACCTTCCGCAGTGGGCTGCTTGGCCCGGTGATGCTGGACCGGGACACTCTGCAGAGCCACCCCTCGGCAGGGGCCCAGGGCCACCGCCCTGCTGAGACGGACCCCTGA
- the SPRN gene encoding shadow of prion protein: protein MNWTAATCWALLLAAAFLCDSGAAKGGRGGARGSARGGLRGGARGAPRVRVRPAPRYAGSSLRVAAAGAAAGAAGAVGLAAGSRWSGAAGPGVRGLDDDEDGSPGGNGTGQGVYSYSAWTSGTEPTRGLCLCLLLGGALGVLGLLRP, encoded by the coding sequence ATGAACTGGACGGCGGCGACGTGCTGGGCTCTGCTGCTGGCGGCCGCCTTCCTCTGCGACAGCGGCGCAGCCAAGGGCGGCCGTGGGGGGGCTCGCGGCAGCGCCCGGGGAGGGCTGCGCGGGGGCGCGCGCGGGGCCCCGAGGGTGCGGGTGAGGCCGGCGCCCCGGTACGCGGGCTCTTCCCTGCGTGTGGCGGCAGCAGGGGCGGCGGCTGGGGCGGCGGGGGCGGTGGGCCTGGCCGCCGGCTCGCGCTGGAGTGGGGCCGCGGGGCCGGGGGTGCGCGGCCTGGACGACGACGAGGACGGGTCCCCCGGCGGCAACGGGACCGGCCAAGGCGTCTACAGCTACAGCGCCTGGACTTCGGGCACGGAGCCCACGCGCGGCCTGTGCCTCTGCCTGCTGCTGGGCGGTGCCCTGGGCGTGCTGGGGCTGCTGCGGCCCTAG
- the MTG1 gene encoding mitochondrial ribosome-associated GTPase 1 isoform X4, translated as MRLIPRALCGAARAAWRESFPLGGHAVARWFPGHMAKGLKKMQSNLKLVDCIIEVHDARIPLSGRNPLFQETLGLKPHLLVLNKMDLADLKERQKIIRHLEGEGLKNVIFTNCVKDENVKQIIPMVTELIGSSYRYHRGESLEYCIMVIGVPNVGKSSLINSLRRQHLRKGKATRVGGEPGITRAVMSRIQVCERPLMFLLDTPGVLAPRIESVETGLKLALCGTVLDHLVGEETLADYLLYTLNRHELFGYVQHYGLGEACDDIVSVLKRVAVKLGKTQKVKVLTGTGDVNVIQPNYPAAARDFLRTFRSGLLGPVMLDRDTLQSHPSAGAQGHRPAETDP; from the exons ATGAGGCTGATCCCGCGCGCGCTGTGCGGCGCCGCCCGGGCCGCCTGGCGGGAGAGCTTCCCCCTGGGCGGCCACGCCGTGGCGCGCTGGTTCCCCGGTCACATGGCCAAGG GGCTGAAGAAGATGCAGAGCAACCTAAAGCTGGTCGACTGTATCATCGAGGTCCATGATGCCCGG ATCCCACTTTCAGGCCGCAACCCTCTGTTTCAGGAAACCCTCGGGCTTAAGCCTCACTTGCTTGTCCTCAACAAAATGGACTTGGCAGATCTGAAAGAACGGCAG aaaattataCGACACTTAGAAGGAGAAGGcctgaaaaatgttatttttaccAACTGTGTGAAGGATGAGAATGTCAAGCAG ATCATCCCTATGGTCACGGAATTGATTGGGAGCAGCTACCGCTATCACCGAGGAGAG AGCCTGGAGTACTGCATCATGGTCATCGGGGTCCCCAACGTGGGCAAGTCCTCACTCATCAACTCCCTGCGGAGACAGCACCTCAGGAAAG GAAAAGCTACCAGGGTGGGCGGCGAGCCTGGGATCACCAGGGCTGTGATGTCCAGAATTCAG GTGTGTGAGCGGCCGCTGATGTTCCTGCTGGACACCCCTGGGGTGCTGGCGCCCCGGATCGAAAGCGTGGAGACAGGCCTAAAGCTGGCCCTGTGTG GAACTGTGTTGGACCACCTGGTCGGGGAGGAGACCCTGGCTGACTACCTCCTCTACACCCTCAACCGGCATGAGCTCTTTGG GTACGTGCAGCACTACGGCCTGGGCGAGGCCTGTGATGACATCGTGAGTGTGCTGAAGCGCGTGGCCGTGAAACTGGGGAAGACGCAGAAGGTGAAGGTGCTGACAGGCACAG GTGACGTGAATGTCATCCAGCCAAACTACCCCGCGGCAGCCCGTGACTTCCTCCGCACCTTCCGCAGTGGGCTGCTTGGCCCGGTGATGCTGGACCGGGACACTCTGCAGAGCCACCCCTCGGCAGGGGCCCAGGGCCACCGCCCTGCTGAGACGGACCCCTGA
- the MTG1 gene encoding mitochondrial ribosome-associated GTPase 1 isoform X3 gives MDLADLKERQKIIRHLEGEGLKNVIFTNCVKDENVKQIIPMVTELIGSSYRYHRGESLEYCIMVIGVPNVGKSSLINSLRRQHLRKAPFCPAGKATRVGGEPGITRAVMSRIQVCERPLMFLLDTPGVLAPRIESVETGLKLALCGTVLDHLVGEETLADYLLYTLNRHELFGSQFASDDVFLCLSTCFNIRCHAGDEVWDLRVWRCLDLAFVLGRYLPCVYAPGLAVLVSAGSSSSAVSRLLFTLPECVSWCPLWRYVQHYGLGEACDDIVSVLKRVAVKLGKTQKVKVLTGTGDVNVIQPNYPAAARDFLRTFRSGLLGPVMLDRDTLQSHPSAGAQGHRPAETDP, from the exons ATGGACTTGGCAGATCTGAAAGAACGGCAG aaaattataCGACACTTAGAAGGAGAAGGcctgaaaaatgttatttttaccAACTGTGTGAAGGATGAGAATGTCAAGCAG ATCATCCCTATGGTCACGGAATTGATTGGGAGCAGCTACCGCTATCACCGAGGAGAG AGCCTGGAGTACTGCATCATGGTCATCGGGGTCCCCAACGTGGGCAAGTCCTCACTCATCAACTCCCTGCGGAGACAGCACCTCAGGAAAG CCCCCTTCTGTCCTGCAGGAAAAGCTACCAGGGTGGGCGGCGAGCCTGGGATCACCAGGGCTGTGATGTCCAGAATTCAG GTGTGTGAGCGGCCGCTGATGTTCCTGCTGGACACCCCTGGGGTGCTGGCGCCCCGGATCGAAAGCGTGGAGACAGGCCTAAAGCTGGCCCTGTGTG GAACTGTGTTGGACCACCTGGTCGGGGAGGAGACCCTGGCTGACTACCTCCTCTACACCCTCAACCGGCATGAGCTCTTTGG ATCCCAGTTTGCATCTGATGATGTCTTCCTTTGTCTGAGTACTTGCTTTAACATTCGTTGTCATGCTGGTGACGAAGTCTGGGATTTGCGTGTCTGGAGGTGTCTTGATCTCGCCTTCGTTCTTGGAAGATACCTGCCGTGTGTGTATGCTCCTGGACTGGCAGTCTTGGTCAGCGCTGGATCATCCTCTTCTGCAGTGTCTCGTCTACTGTTCACCCTTCCAGAGTGTGTTTCATGGTGTCCCCTTTGGAG GTACGTGCAGCACTACGGCCTGGGCGAGGCCTGTGATGACATCGTGAGTGTGCTGAAGCGCGTGGCCGTGAAACTGGGGAAGACGCAGAAGGTGAAGGTGCTGACAGGCACAG GTGACGTGAATGTCATCCAGCCAAACTACCCCGCGGCAGCCCGTGACTTCCTCCGCACCTTCCGCAGTGGGCTGCTTGGCCCGGTGATGCTGGACCGGGACACTCTGCAGAGCCACCCCTCGGCAGGGGCCCAGGGCCACCGCCCTGCTGAGACGGACCCCTGA
- the MTG1 gene encoding mitochondrial ribosome-associated GTPase 1 isoform X1, translated as MQSNLKLVDCIIEVHDARIPLSGRNPLFQETLGLKPHLLVLNKMDLADLKERQKIIRHLEGEGLKNVIFTNCVKDENVKQIIPMVTELIGSSYRYHRGESLEYCIMVIGVPNVGKSSLINSLRRQHLRKAPFCPAGKATRVGGEPGITRAVMSRIQVCERPLMFLLDTPGVLAPRIESVETGLKLALCGTVLDHLVGEETLADYLLYTLNRHELFGSQFASDDVFLCLSTCFNIRCHAGDEVWDLRVWRCLDLAFVLGRYLPCVYAPGLAVLVSAGSSSSAVSRLLFTLPECVSWCPLWRYVQHYGLGEACDDIVSVLKRVAVKLGKTQKVKVLTGTGDVNVIQPNYPAAARDFLRTFRSGLLGPVMLDRDTLQSHPSAGAQGHRPAETDP; from the exons ATGCAGAGCAACCTAAAGCTGGTCGACTGTATCATCGAGGTCCATGATGCCCGG ATCCCACTTTCAGGCCGCAACCCTCTGTTTCAGGAAACCCTCGGGCTTAAGCCTCACTTGCTTGTCCTCAACAAAATGGACTTGGCAGATCTGAAAGAACGGCAG aaaattataCGACACTTAGAAGGAGAAGGcctgaaaaatgttatttttaccAACTGTGTGAAGGATGAGAATGTCAAGCAG ATCATCCCTATGGTCACGGAATTGATTGGGAGCAGCTACCGCTATCACCGAGGAGAG AGCCTGGAGTACTGCATCATGGTCATCGGGGTCCCCAACGTGGGCAAGTCCTCACTCATCAACTCCCTGCGGAGACAGCACCTCAGGAAAG CCCCCTTCTGTCCTGCAGGAAAAGCTACCAGGGTGGGCGGCGAGCCTGGGATCACCAGGGCTGTGATGTCCAGAATTCAG GTGTGTGAGCGGCCGCTGATGTTCCTGCTGGACACCCCTGGGGTGCTGGCGCCCCGGATCGAAAGCGTGGAGACAGGCCTAAAGCTGGCCCTGTGTG GAACTGTGTTGGACCACCTGGTCGGGGAGGAGACCCTGGCTGACTACCTCCTCTACACCCTCAACCGGCATGAGCTCTTTGG ATCCCAGTTTGCATCTGATGATGTCTTCCTTTGTCTGAGTACTTGCTTTAACATTCGTTGTCATGCTGGTGACGAAGTCTGGGATTTGCGTGTCTGGAGGTGTCTTGATCTCGCCTTCGTTCTTGGAAGATACCTGCCGTGTGTGTATGCTCCTGGACTGGCAGTCTTGGTCAGCGCTGGATCATCCTCTTCTGCAGTGTCTCGTCTACTGTTCACCCTTCCAGAGTGTGTTTCATGGTGTCCCCTTTGGAG GTACGTGCAGCACTACGGCCTGGGCGAGGCCTGTGATGACATCGTGAGTGTGCTGAAGCGCGTGGCCGTGAAACTGGGGAAGACGCAGAAGGTGAAGGTGCTGACAGGCACAG GTGACGTGAATGTCATCCAGCCAAACTACCCCGCGGCAGCCCGTGACTTCCTCCGCACCTTCCGCAGTGGGCTGCTTGGCCCGGTGATGCTGGACCGGGACACTCTGCAGAGCCACCCCTCGGCAGGGGCCCAGGGCCACCGCCCTGCTGAGACGGACCCCTGA